The sequence CTGCTCGCGGGTTGCCGAGGAAGTCTGCAGGAATGCCTGAATGCGGTCGATCTCGGCAGGCTTTGCCTTTCGTCCGAAGGCGGTCAGGAACATCTGATGGATCCGGTCTTCTTTGCTGACATCGTTCTGCTTCAGAACCTGACTGCTCCAGTTCGTCGCGGCTGCCCGGATCTGGCTGTCGTTCATCAGCATGAGCGATTGCGCAGGGACATTGGTCGCACTCCGGCGGCCGGTCGCGCTGAATGGCTCCGGGAAATCGAACGATCGCAGGAACGGATCGAGCCGATTGCGAATCACCTGAACGTAAACGCTGCGACGGGGAGCGTTGCCTCCGACCGGTGGGCCATACAACTGATCCTGCAATGTGCCCGAAGCGGAGAGCATCGAGTCGCGAATCGCCTCGGCTTCGAGCCGTCGAACGTGGGCGTGCGAAAGCCATTTGTTGTCCGGATCCGCGGCCATCGCCAGTTCATCCGGCTTCGAAGAGAGCTGCCAGGTTTTCGAGGTGACCAGCAGCCGAATCATATCTTTGATCGACCAGTTCCGGTTGCTCATCTCGATCGCCAGCCAGTCGAGCAGCTTCGGATGCGACGGCTCCTGTCCGAGACGCCCGAAATTGTCTGGTGTGCCGACGAGGCCGTGCCCGAACAGATGCACCCAGAGACGATTGGCAATGACCCGCCGTGTGAGCGGGTTGTCCTCGCGCAGCACATCCTCGGCGAGTTGCCGGCGGCCACTGAGTTCCGAGTCGTAGGGAGCTGCGTCGACAACTTCCAGAAACCGCCGGGGAATCACTTCGGCGGGCTGCTTGTGGTTCCCGCGAACGAACAGCGGCTGGTCTTTGCCCTGCGTCTCATCGAGTCCCGGGACGCGAGTCGGCGTCTTCAGTTGCTGTTCGACCTGTCGGTACCTGTCGACCAACGGCTTCAGCGCCGAAGCGTCACTCGCCTGATTGCTGAGCAATCCGGAGGAGAGACATCGATCAAGAAACTCGGCCTGGGCATCGGTCAGCGAACCGTTCTGCCAGTCGCGAATCGCCGTGCGAATCGTCTTCTGATAAAGAGCGACGAGATCGTCTGTCGATTGCGGAGCAGCCTCAGCCGCTTCGAACAGCGGACTCAACCAGACCGCCGGCGAGGTCGGAGCCGGTGCATCGACGGGCAGCACGCGAACTTCCTGCACACCGAACCAGGAGCGTTGTTCATCCTTCACCAGCAGAGGAGCATCGAGTGCGGTCACGAGTTCAACGTGCACCAGGTCGCCAGTCCAGTAAGACAGGTCGAAGCGATGCCACGTCCAGTCCGACTTAATCTCCTGCACAGGAAAGAGGTTCCCACGGCGGGGATAATTCTGCACGGCAAACCGCACGGTCGACTTTCCGTCGCCGCGAGCGCGGACCCACAGCTGATGCTTCTCCGTCAGATCCACATCGGGCGACGTCAGCCGAGCCGCTTCCCGATCGGAGTGGAGATGCGAATAAACTCCACCCGGGTAGATGCCTTTCAGGATCTTATTCCCCGATGTCGCGATCGCGAATGAACCCGCAGGCTGCGGCTGCTCGGGAAGCGTATCCGGGCCCGGGAACCATTGCTTGTAATCATCCTTCCTGGAGAGATCCCATGTTGCGAGGGCGGACTGCGAAGGCTCAGGCTTCGAGGCGTGCTTTGTTTTCAGGTCCTGCCAGCGGCTGGTGAACTCTTCGGGCGACTTCGCCGACTGCAGTTCGAACCACGGCGAAAGCAGATCGTTCGGCCCCGCCGGCTTCTTTGCGGTTTGCAGCCGCTCCGCCAGGTTCTCCAGCGAGGCGGTCCATTCGGTCGACAGCGACTGCTGAATCTGAGACTTCAACTCGTCGAGTTGTTCCCGCACCGCCTGACGTTCTTCCGGAAGATCGATGACCGTTCGGCCCGGACGACAGGAACTGAGAATGCCGAACAGGGCGTAGTAGTCGGCCTGAGAAATCGGATCGAATTTGTGATCGTGACAGCGGGCACAGGAGACGGTCAGTCCGAGAAACGCCTTGCTGAAGACGTTGATCTGATCGTCGGTGAAACGAACTCGCTCATCGAGGGCATCGGTCGGCGAGAAACCATGGAAGACCATCCGCCAGTGAGCCGGACCGATCGCCGATTCGTTGATCGCCAGCTCTTTGTTGATGCGGGGTTCGTCGAGCAGGTCCCCGGCAATGTGCTCGCGAACCAGCTGGTCATACGGCACATCGGCATTCAGAGCACGAATGAGATAGTCGCGATACCGCCAGGCATCGGGAATGGCCGGGTCGCCTTCGGAGCCGTGCGATTCGGCGTAGCGAATCCAGTCCATCCAGTGCCGGGCCCATCGTTCGCCAAATGCGGGACGAGCCAGCAGTTCGTCGATCAGTTCGCCGGTCACCGCATCTCGTTCCGTTGCCGAAGCCTCGGCCAGACGTCCACTCCAGTATTCGACTTCATCCGGCGAGGGAGGCAGACCGATCAATGTGAAGTAGAGTCGGCGGACAAGCACAGTCGGCTTCGCCGGGGGAGCCGGTTCAAGTCCCTCAGCTTCGAGCTTCTGCAGAATGAAACGATCGACCGGGTGGGCCGACCATTGATCATTCTCGACAGCAGGAATCTCGGGAGTCGTAATCGGCTGGAAACTCCACCACTGGCGGCGGCGTTCGCGAACCGCTTCCCAGGAAGTAGCTTCGGCCAGTGATTCGGCGGTCGGCTTCTCCGATCGGGGATCGGGCGCGCCGAGTGAGATCCACTTCTCAAAGTCGGCGATCACTTCGTCGGAGAGTTTGGGACCGCTCGACGGCATTTCGAGCCCTTCGACTTCATGCCGGAGGATCGGCAACAGACGACTCGCTTCCGGTTTGCCCGGCTCGATAATCGTGCCGCCATCGCCGCCTTTCAGAATCGCGGTGCGAAAGTCGACGGCCAGCCCGCCTTCCGCGGCGTCGAGCGAGTTGTGACACTCGTAGCAGTGTTCCACCAGAACCGGGCGGATCTTCGCTTCGAAGAACTCGATCTGTTCGGCCGGAATTTCCGTCGCAAAGACCGGAGAGGTCCACAGCAGTGCGGAGAATACGGCCAGGAGCAATCGGAGTGAAGAGGGTGTAGGATTCATCGCATAACCAATCTGAGACCCGTGGGGCAGGTCATCTGGTTCTCGGTTGTTTCAGGGAGGACTCGTAGATGCTGATCCACTCCTGGGCCGTTATCTTTCCGGCAAGGTCGGAGATCAGCTCGTACGGGATGTCGTCGACTTTCTTCAGGCGGACGCAGCACTTGCCCATGTCGAGCTTCGTGCGACACTGTTTCGGGTACTCGGCCACGAACCAGTCGTGGAGTTTTCCGCCCTCGTATAGTCCCATGTGGTACAGACCGATGTGCCGCTTTTGGTTCGCCAGCGACATAAACGGCAACGGTTGTTTCGGGGCACAGTGGTATCCACTCGGGTAGAGCGCATGCGGGACCACGTAGCCGATCATGCCATAGGCCATCTGCACATCGAACCCGTCCGGCAGAGCCTCGGTGATCGTTTGATGGATCTTCGCCACAACCTGCCGACGTTCTTCGGGCAGTTCGTTCAGATAGTCATCGACTGTGGCGGCGGCGGATTGCATCGGCGAGGAGATTCTGGCGGAGGGAGTCATTACCCGCCGGGTCGGGCGGTTTCATTGAAATCCATGAGCGTTGATCAGTCAAGGGCCATCTGAACATCCGCGCGAACCTGCGAAGCGTTCTACTCGACGAACGGCCCGGTTTCCGTTACGGTGATCGCATCAACTGTTGCCGATCGTTTTCAACTGCCTCATTGTGAGCGAATGTCATGCTGAAACATCTGAGACTGGCCGCCGGCCTGCTGTCCCTCCTCGTTACGCTTCCCCTTTCCGCAGCTGAGAAGCCGAACTTTGTCTTCATTCTCGTCGACGATCTCGGCAAGGAAGACATGAGCATCGAGGGGAGCGAGTTCTACGAGACGCCGCACATCGACAGCATTGCCGAGAAATCGCTGCGGTTTGAACGCGGCTATTCGGCCTGCCAGGTCTGCAGTCCTTCACGAGCCGCCATTCAGACGGGTAAGACGCCGGCTCGGGTGAAGATCACCGATTACATCGCCGTCGGGCGGCAGAATCAGCCGGACAAATGGAAACGGAACACGAAACTGATGCCGGCCGAGTATGAGCCGGAACTGCCGCTGTCGGAAGTGACGATTGCCGAGGCTCTCAAGGAACATGGCTACAAGACTTTCTTCGCCGGGAAATGGCATCTGGGGGGAGAAGGCTACACGCCGAGCGATCAGGGTTACGATATCAATCAGGGAGGCTTCCACTTCGGCACCCCTCCCGGCGGTTTTCATGCTCCGTACCGGAATCCGAAACTGAGCGACGATCCCCCCGGCACCGAGTTGCCGCAGCGGCTCGGAAAGGAAACGGCCAACTTCGTTCGCGATCAGGCCGCCGCCGATCAGCCGTTCTTCGCGATGCTGTCGTTCTACTCCGTGCACGCTCCGATTCAGTGCAGCCGCGAGCGATTCGAGAAGTTCCAGGCCAAAGCTGAAGAGATGGGCCTGACAACACGCACCGAGCCGCGGTTTCTGATCGATCGCACCAAAGAAGTCCGCCAGGTGCAGGACCACCCGGTTTATGCCGGCATGATGGCCGCTCTCGATGACGCCGTCGGGCAGGTGCTGACCGCTCTGGAAGAAAGCGGAGCCGCGAAGAACACGGTCGTCATCTTCACCTCCGACAACGGCGGCGTTTCCTCCGGCGATGGCTTCGCCACGAGCTGCCTGCCAATGCGGGGCGGCAAGGGACGACAGTGGGAAGGGGGCATCCGGCAGCCGTACTATATTCACTGGCCCGGCGTCACCAGCGGCGGCACGACCGACCAACTTGCCACCGGGATGGACTTCTACCCGACGATCCTCGATATCGCCGGCATCCCCCTCAAACCGGATCAGCACAAAGACGGCATCAGCCTCGTGCCGGTCCTCAAGGGGAACGGCGAGAAGGAGCGTTCGCTCTTCTGGCATTACCCGCATTACGGCAACCAGGGGGGCGAGCCTTCGTCGATCCTCATGCAGGGCGACTGGAAGCTGATCCATTACTTCGAAGACGACCGCAACGAACTCTACAACGTAGCCGAAGACATCGGCGAGCAGAACGATCTTTCCGAGAAGCACCCGGATCGCGTCAAAACGATGCTGGCCGACCTGAAGGAGTGGCAGAAAGACGTCGACGCCAGCTACCCGACCCGCAATCAGAACTACAACGAAGCCGCCGACGCCCGTTCAATGCAGAACCTGAAGGAGAAGGATGTCCCCAACCGCGAACGTGAACACGCCCGCTACCTGAAACCCGACTTCACCCCCCGCGGCGGCTGGTGGGATGAGAAGAAGTAATGGGACCCCTTGAGGTCAAGAGACGAACGAGGGTGGACCTGATAGCTCCGCTATCAGGGCGGCGAAGCCGTGGGAGAATGCACCTTCCGCCTGCCTCAACTTGCAGCCTGCCTTCCGGGTGACTACATCGTCACTTTGATTAGACGTCAAATACCGCTGCGCCGCCCCGAAAGATTCTTTCGGGGCCACCCCTGCTGGCAGGGCAGCCACAGGGCAGGAGTTTCATGAAATCCTCCCATCAGAATCTCCTTGCAAGTTGATTCGACTTTCTGGACACTGAGGACGCCGTTCTGCGGCAGTCCGGCGGTTTCTCCGTAGACGGAGGCGAATGCTCCCGTTTTCTCGGGTGTCTTCTTTTTTCAGGGTCGTGGCGTGGTCGATCGTGCGCTTTCAGGTCGTGTCGGGTGTCTTGCTGCAGCTGCGATGCTCGCGGTTTCGCTGACCCTCTTTTCCGGTCGTCCAGCAACTGCGGCGGATGCCTTTGTCACCCGTTATTGTGCCGACTGTCATACGGGTGAATCGGCAGAGGGCGGATTTCAACTCTCGAGTCTGGATCAGGATCTCAAGTCAGCCGCTGGCTTCGCGATCTGGGAACGGCTGTACGACCGGATCGACTCCGGTGAGATGCCGCCCGCTGATGCCGAGCAGCCTGCCGCGACCGAGAAGCAGAGGTTTCTCGCTCAGCTGAATCAGCGTCTCACGACCGCCCATCAGGCCGAACGGGGCACCGTGCTGCGGCGGCTGAATCGTCGTGAGTACGAGAACACGATGAACGACCTGTTCGGGACAAACCTCAATCTGGAGGCGATGCTGCCGGAAGACGGGCGTTCGCACGAGTTCGATAATGTCGGTTCCGCGCTTGGACTGTCGATGATTCATCTGCAAAGCTACATGGACGCGGCTTCCGTTGTGCTTGACTCGGCGATCGCCAGCACGGTCGAACGCCCGGAAGCGAATCTCATCGAGGCAAGCTATCTCGGCTCCCGCGAAGGGGATCAGTTCATCGGCAAGGTCTGGAAACAGCTGGCCGATGACTCGGTCGTTCGCTTCGCCGGAGGCGGCTATCCGACGGGGATGCTGCGCGGGACCAACGTTCGCAATCCGGGCTACTATCGCGTTCGCGTGAACGGCTACGCCTATCAATCGGAGCAGCCGATCGGGTTCTCGGTCGGAGGAACCTCGTTTGCGCGAGGTTCCGACAAGCCGATCTTCGGTTTCTACTCGTTCAAGCCGGGTTCGCCCGAGCAGTCGCCGCAGTCGATCGAGTTCACGACGTGGATCGAAAACAACTACATGATTCAGATCGAGCCCTACGGCATCAACGATCCCGATCGCTACAAACGGGACAAGATCGACGGCTACACCGGCCCCGGTCTGGCGATTCATTCGGTCGTCATGGAAGGGCCACTGGTTGACGAGTTTCCGTCGCGGGGACATCGGCTGATTTTCGATGGCCTGAGCCGCGAAGAGATTCCGCCCCGCAATCCCCGCGATCGGGAACGGACCTACTATCGTCCGACGTTTACGGTCAGCTCGAACGATGAAACCGCCGATGTGCGGCGTTCGCTGGAACGAGTTGCCACAGCGGCCTTCCGTCGACCGGCCCGTTCGGAGGATCTGCTCCCCTATCTGGAGCTGTATCAGGCAGAACGTGAACGTGGCAGCGAAATCGAAGATGCTCTGCGAACGGCCGTGACGGCTGTCTTCACCTCGCCGGAGTTCCTCTATCTGGTCGAGCCGGCCGGAACGCTGGATGATTATGCGCTGGCAAGTCGCCTGTCCTACTTCCTGACTCGCAGCTCGCCGGACGACAAGTTGCTTGCCAAAGCGGATGCGAACCAACTCTCACGACCAGGCGGGTTACGGGCAGAGGTCGATCGGCTGCTCAACGACGAGCGATTCGGCCGCTTTCTGACCGACTTCACGGAGTCCTGGCTGAATCTGCGGGAGATGGACTTCACGGCTCCCGATCAAACCCTTTTTCCCGAATACGACGAGTTCCTCCGCTATTCGATGCCGCTGGAGACAGAAGCGTTTCTACGCGAGTTGATCATTTCCAATCTGCCGGCTTGCAATCTGGTGAAGTCGGACTTCGCCATGCTGAACTCGCGGCTGGCCAGTCATTACGAACTGCCACCGGTCGATGGAGCGCAGATTCGCAAGGTCTCTCTCCCAGCCGGACATCTGCGCGGGGGACTGCTCACACAGGCGAGCATTCTGAAAGTGACCGCGAATGGAACCAATTCCTCACCGGTCGTCCGGGGTGTCTGGGTCACCGAACGGATTCTCGGCACTGTGCCTCAACCCCCTCCGCCGGGTATTCCGGGAGTCGAACCCGATATTCGCGGAGCGGAAACCCTGCGGGCTTTGCTGGATAAGCACCGTGATCTCGACAGCTGTAAAGCCTGTCACGAGAAGATCGATCCCCCCGGCTTCGCGCTGGAGGCGTTCAATCCGGTGGGCGGCTACCGGGAACGATATCGTTCCCTGGGCGACGGAGAGCGGCCGGACGTGCTGATTGACGGGCGGAAGGTTCGTTATCGCCTCGGCCCGCCGGTCGACTGCTCGGGCGAGCTCTCGGACGGCTCGCGTTTTCAGAATTATCTGGAGTTTCGCGATCAACTGGCGGAGAATGATGAAATACTCGCCAGAACGTTCGTGACCAAACTGTTGACGTTCGCCACGGGCCGCGAAATGGGCTTCTCCGATCGTCCGGTCATTGAGAACATCGTGCAGCAGGCCCGGGCCAGCAATTACGGTCTGAAGGATCTGCTGTATGCCGCCGTTGAGAGTGAGATCTTTCGGCAGAAGTAGTTGTGTTCAAGCCTTCCCACAGGAATAGATTTCATGAAGCGACGCGTATTGGATCGGCGGCATTTTCTGCGGGGAACCGGCGCGGCGGTCGCTCTGCCGTTTCTCAGTGCGATGGAACCGGCTTTCGCTCAAGCCACCGGCCGGGCGAATCCGGAAGGCGTGCATCGCTTTGTCGCGGTCTGCGGCAGTCTGGGATTTCACACCCCGGCTCTGTTCCCCGAGGCAGAAGGGAAGGAGTATCCGCTCACGCCTTACCTGCAGCATCTGGCCGATCATCGGGATCGATTCACGGTTTTCTCGGGGTTGTCGCATCCAGAGCAGAACGGGAACAACGGCCACGCTTCAATGCTCACCTGGCTGACATCGGCCCAGCGTCCGGGGCTGGCCGGGTTCAAGAACACAGTCTCACTCGACCAGCTGATGGCCGAACGGCTCGGAGGCGTGACGCGGTTGCCGTATCTGTCGCTCAGCACGAACGGAGAATCACTTTCCTGGACGGCCAACGGAGTCAGTATCCCGGCCGAGCAGTCGCCGTCGCGACTCTTCAAGACGCTGTTTATCACCGGCAGTCCGCGCGAGATCGAAGCCGAGCTTCGAGAACTTGAACGGGGGCGCAGCATCCTCGACACGGTTGCCGGACAGGCGCGGAAACTCGATCGCACGCTCGGTCCGCAGGATCGTGCCAAGCTCGATGAATACCTGACATCCGTCCGCAGCCTTGAAACACGCATCGGACAGACCGAGCAGTGGACGAAGCGGGACAAACCGGCCGTGAATTACGAGCCGCCGCAGGACGTGGCCGATAAGCAGGATATCCTCGCCAAGCAGCGTCTGATGTATGACATGATGGCACTCGCCCTGCAGACCGACTCCACTCGGGTGATGACATTCTCCCTCGGCGGCATGAACGCCGTGCCGAGTAATATCCCGGGCGTGTCAACGGACTGGCATAACCTGTCCCATCACGGGAAGGACGAAGAGAAGATCGAGGAACTCAAGATCATCGAAGAGCACGAGTTCATGGCCTTCGGCGAGTTTCTCACAAAGATCCGCGGCCTGACCGAAGCAGGGCGGCCGCTGCTCGACAGCACGTCGATCCTGTTCGGCTCCAATCTCGGAAACGCGTCGGCTCACGACTGGCACAATCTGCCGATCATCGTCGCCGGCGGCGGGTATCGGCATCACGGCTACGTCGCTCACGACGCGCAGAACAACACTCCGCTGGCGAATCTGTTCGTCACCTTCGCTCAGCAGATGGGCATCGAAACCGACACCTTCGGCTCCAGCACAGCCGCCGGCATCCGCGGGTTGGAAACCGCGTAGATTCGTGTTGGTCCTTCACTGACGTTTCGGGTTGCGGAGTCGATTCTTCGAGCGGAGCGTTTAACGGGTACCCCCGGTTGCTCTGCTACCGGGGCCGACGAAGTCGGCAGGAGGTTTTGGCCGCCGCATTGGGTAACCTCAGCGATTCCCTTGCAACCTCTTTTGGCTGCGCCACCCCGGTTGAATCAACCGGGGCTACCCATCGCGTGCCTTGCCGTATCCTAACCCGAAGCGTGAGCGAGGGCTGTTCGTGTTGGTCCCTCACTGACGTTTCGGGGTGCGAAGTCGATTCTGGAAATGAAAAAACCGCTGCGGGAACGAGTCCGGCAGCGGTTGGTGAGTTCAACTCGGAGAGCGATCAGTCATCCAGCCCCAGCAGTTTTTCTATGCGCGGCCAGACTGTTGTGCGGGCTTTCTCGTAGGCCCGGTGGTCGGAGACGTCGCGGGACTTGGCGAAGGTCGACAGCTGACGGGCTTCTTCCTGCAGCAGGTTGTAGACCTGGATCGTTTCGTCGATGTACTTCTGGTCCGACGGATCGTCGCAGTTTTCCTGAACCAGCAGCAGCTGCTTCTTGAGCGTGTCGATCATGCCGACCAGACCGCCCATGATGTCCTGAACCTGCTCCGTCTCGTAGACATCGTTGCCGAAGGCATCGGCCGTTGCCCCGATGGCGATGTAGGTCGTATACATGTGAGCCGCGGAAAGGCCACCGATGGCCGACAGACGGCCGTCGTCGTCCTCGGCGTGAGCTGCGGAACAATTGCCAAGTGCGGCAGCAACTGCCACCACCAAGGCTGCAACCCGGAACGGAAACCCAGCCAACACCGATTTCATGATCTCAATCCTCTCGTGTGATTTCAGGGGAGGAGCCAATCCGCTCCGGAACGCCAGCTTTAGTATCATGCCGGGGTGAAAACGTTTAATCAATAGGTCAGTTCGATAATCCGTCCCGGGATCAGTCGCACGAAGCGGACATCTTCAGGGGCCCGTGGATCGTCCGAGAACCGGAAGACCACCTTGTAAATGTGGGGATTGCCCGGAACCAGCGGCAGGGTTTCGAACCGCCACAGCCCTTTCAGGCGACCATCTTCGAAGCCGTCGACATCATCTTCTTCGCGATGCACATAGACATTGACCAGGCGAACGCTGATGGCTTCGGGAGCGATTACGTCGAGCATCGCGGTCCGCGGATGTTTGTCGGCCGGAATGTCGCGGCTCGGAAGACTGTAGGTTCGGCCGATGGTGCCGCGAGGCGGAGCCGCCGTCAGACGGTCCGGACCGGACGGAATCGGGGGGCCGCCGCCCAAAGCACCCTGAAAGCACTCGGCACCTGCCTGGAAGGGCGATCCGGCCTGAGCGCTGTGTGGGACCAGGGACAGTGTGACCCCGAGAGCCAGAAGTCGTGTGATTGCAGAATTCATAATCGTTCCATTCCGATACCGGACAGGGGATTGAGCGAGCTCAGAAATGTCGCGGCGACAATCAGGCGGGAACTCCGCGTGGTCAGCCGCGACGTCGAACCCGACACAGTCGAGTTGAACAGACGCTACGAAAACCTATCACACCAGCAGCCAGCGGTCGGATAATTGGAGAATCGCCCTCGTTTTTCAGCAACATTTCCATTGAGCGTTCGACAGTCTTTCTCCTGCTTTCGCGACTTCTCCAAACGGGATAACCGGCCTGCATGCCTGCAGAGATCGTCTGGATTGGCGGGGTCGGATGCATTTGGGAATCACCCGTGATTGTCGATCTTTCAAGTCGGAAATTCGACTAGGCGGAGAACGGCGAAGTCGGTAGATTCCCCTGCCTCGTTGAAATCGGCGAGATTGGCGGTCCAGTTGGCGGCACGATGCTGGCGATCGGGCCAGTTTGCAGGTCCCCGCTGCGGAAGGAGTCGCAGTTATGCTCGGTACAGTCTTGAACGTCGAAGCCTACCTCGGTCGCTTTGGCGAATTGCTGAATCAGATTGATGCCACTACGGTGGCCCAGCTTAGCGACGATATCTATCGCTGCTATGAAGAGGGCCGGATGGTGTTTATCTGCGGCAACGGCGGCAGTGGGTCGAATTCGTCTCACTTCTGCGAAGATCTCGGAAAAAGTACTCTGGATCCCAAGGATTTCGAGAACGACGACGTCAAACGCCTGAAGGTGATGAGCCTCACCGACAATACCCCTTACATTCTGGCCTGGGGGAACGATGAAGGATTCGATCGGATCTTCGTCGAACAGCTGAAGAATTTCGCGTCGCCCGGCGATCTGCTGATTTCGATCAGCGGAAGTGGCAACAGCGCCAACATTCTCAAGGCGGTCGACTGGGCCAACAAGCACAGTCTCACCACCTGGGGCATTACCGGATACACCGGCGGCAAGCTTCGCGATCTGGCTCAGCACGAATTGCACATTCCGCTGGACGACATGGGCATGGTGGAAACTGCTCACCTGCTGGCCTTCCACTGGGTGCTCAACGATGTCCACGCTCGTATCAACAGCGTTGGACGCTACGACTCTCAGACGGCTCCACAGACTCTGCCGCTCCGCAAGGCGGCTTAGTCGAGCGAACGGATTTGAAGCGGCGACGGCTTTCTCTCCTTCCGTCGCCGCTTTTCCATGCGCGGTCGGGAAAGTGCGTCGGAATGCTGGAGCGAATTCAAAATTCGACTGCAGACGACTGCAGGAGAAGCATGGAAATGCTCTAAACGTCTCTCGTGAAGTACTCGGCTGTTTTCGCAGGATCGGCTTCGACGACAATGACGTTCGTCGCCGCGGGTGCGTCCCGACCGCCGCTTTGAGCCGACCCTCCGTAAGCCGTCTCGGGACGGGTCGTGACGAGCACGCAGCGCGTTAACGCGGACTGGCGACGGTTGGCTTCTTCCAGAATCGTGGAGGCGGCGAATTCCTTGCCCGGTTCGGCTTCGGCCAGTTGATCGAGCCAGCCGTGCAGATCCGGACCGTGAGACATTCCCAGCCATTCCGTGCGGGCCGTCCCGAAGCAAAGCAGATCGAGGTGCTGCGACCCACATTCCTGAATATGTCCCCAGCCGATGGTCGTCGCCAGCGAGGCGGCGTTCTCGACGACCTCCAGCTGGTGCTCTTCATCGACGTTCGGCAGCGGAGCCAGATCGAGAATCAGCAGCATGCGGCGATCGCGATGCTGACGGTACTCGCGAACCATCAGTTCATTCCGCCGAGCCGTCGTCTTCCAGTGAATGGAACGCAGTTCGTCGCCGGGTCGATATTCGCGAATCCGATGGAACTCGTCGTGATGGGCTCCCGATCGTCCCTGAGCGATGCGGCTCGTCTCCTGTCCGTCGGAGAGCCTGCTCTTCCACCAGTTGGCGAGGATGCCGATTCGTGGATACACGAGAATGTCGTCGTACACTTCGATTTGCAGACCTCGTTCCACAATTCCGAGCGGGAATCGGGAGACGACGCGTGCGGGGCCCAGCTGGTATCGTCCCCGCTGCATGAAGCGAGCCTGAT is a genomic window of Rubinisphaera margarita containing:
- a CDS encoding DUF1552 domain-containing protein — its product is MKRRVLDRRHFLRGTGAAVALPFLSAMEPAFAQATGRANPEGVHRFVAVCGSLGFHTPALFPEAEGKEYPLTPYLQHLADHRDRFTVFSGLSHPEQNGNNGHASMLTWLTSAQRPGLAGFKNTVSLDQLMAERLGGVTRLPYLSLSTNGESLSWTANGVSIPAEQSPSRLFKTLFITGSPREIEAELRELERGRSILDTVAGQARKLDRTLGPQDRAKLDEYLTSVRSLETRIGQTEQWTKRDKPAVNYEPPQDVADKQDILAKQRLMYDMMALALQTDSTRVMTFSLGGMNAVPSNIPGVSTDWHNLSHHGKDEEKIEELKIIEEHEFMAFGEFLTKIRGLTEAGRPLLDSTSILFGSNLGNASAHDWHNLPIIVAGGGYRHHGYVAHDAQNNTPLANLFVTFAQQMGIETDTFGSSTAAGIRGLETA
- a CDS encoding D-sedoheptulose-7-phosphate isomerase, producing MLGTVLNVEAYLGRFGELLNQIDATTVAQLSDDIYRCYEEGRMVFICGNGGSGSNSSHFCEDLGKSTLDPKDFENDDVKRLKVMSLTDNTPYILAWGNDEGFDRIFVEQLKNFASPGDLLISISGSGNSANILKAVDWANKHSLTTWGITGYTGGKLRDLAQHELHIPLDDMGMVETAHLLAFHWVLNDVHARINSVGRYDSQTAPQTLPLRKAA
- a CDS encoding DUF58 domain-containing protein, whose translation is MSDPVANPRQTLVAAWLAMLVAILVLLFEYSTGTLQRFLPWPLLWGTYLTLLFSSIWGMKSLLEWQSPAKVDPTLRRNGTSRARRNVVTHNLWKLPVEGQMYVLMLIIMLLGALFGKTNTLMLMFALMAGPFIVNGGVTFAMTRRLLISRNMPERLMAGETVSIDITLENRKRILSSCLLAIEDRIIGPRELLTGKLMFAQVPARQSRTGRYQARFMQRGRYQLGPARVVSRFPLGIVERGLQIEVYDDILVYPRIGILANWWKSRLSDGQETSRIAQGRSGAHHDEFHRIREYRPGDELRSIHWKTTARRNELMVREYRQHRDRRMLLILDLAPLPNVDEEHQLEVVENAASLATTIGWGHIQECGSQHLDLLCFGTARTEWLGMSHGPDLHGWLDQLAEAEPGKEFAASTILEEANRRQSALTRCVLVTTRPETAYGGSAQSGGRDAPAATNVIVVEADPAKTAEYFTRDV